A genomic region of Deltaproteobacteria bacterium contains the following coding sequences:
- a CDS encoding LLM class F420-dependent oxidoreductase: MRVGVVFPQTEIGSDPAVIKDYAQAAEELGYLHILVYDHVVGANSASRPNWRAPYTHLDSFHEPLVLFGYLAGVTKKIEFTTGIIILPQRQTVLVAKQAAALDVLSRGRLRLGIGIGWNAVEYEALGENFNNRGKRSEEQIELMRKLWTEDAVTFTGKWHKITDAGINPLPVQRPIPIWFGATDDRALRRLAKHGDGWFPLMAPDDKCQAAIEKVRGYARAAGRDPAQIGIEGRINFGQGSVESWLKELEAWKKLGATHVSVNTMKSGLANPTAHIEAIRRFKKAIAAIL; the protein is encoded by the coding sequence ATGAGAGTCGGCGTGGTGTTTCCGCAAACTGAAATCGGCAGCGATCCGGCTGTCATCAAAGACTATGCGCAAGCGGCGGAGGAGTTGGGCTATCTGCATATTTTAGTCTACGATCACGTTGTCGGCGCCAACAGCGCCAGCCGGCCCAACTGGCGCGCGCCCTACACTCACTTAGACAGTTTTCACGAACCCTTGGTTCTGTTCGGTTATCTGGCTGGGGTGACCAAGAAGATCGAATTCACCACCGGGATTATTATTTTGCCGCAGCGCCAGACCGTCCTGGTCGCCAAGCAAGCCGCAGCGCTCGACGTGCTAAGCCGCGGCCGGCTGCGCTTGGGTATTGGCATCGGCTGGAACGCGGTCGAATACGAAGCGCTGGGCGAAAACTTCAACAACCGCGGCAAGCGCTCCGAAGAGCAGATCGAGCTCATGCGCAAGCTCTGGACCGAAGACGCCGTGACGTTTACCGGCAAATGGCACAAGATCACCGACGCCGGCATAAACCCTTTGCCGGTGCAGCGACCGATCCCGATCTGGTTCGGCGCGACCGATGATCGCGCGCTGCGCCGCTTGGCTAAACATGGCGACGGTTGGTTTCCGTTGATGGCACCCGACGACAAATGCCAAGCCGCGATTGAGAAGGTCCGCGGCTACGCCCGCGCGGCGGGGCGGGATCCGGCGCAGATCGGCATCGAAGGAAGAATCAATTTCGGCCAGGGCTCTGTGGAAAGTTGGCTCAAAGAGCTGGAAGCCTGGAAGAAACTCGGCGCCACCCACGTGAGCGTCAACACGATGAAGTCGGGACTAGCAAACCCCACAGCTCATATTGAAGCGATCCGCCGCTTCAAGAAAGCGATTGCGGCGATTTTGTAG